A window of Halopelagius inordinatus genomic DNA:
GAAGTTGGGCGCGCCGTCGGACGCGTCGATGAGGACGCCCTTCGACATCCCGTCTGCCGCCCCGACCGTCTCGTAGGTCACGTCCGAGGCGCGCTTTACGACCGGTTCGGTGTCCGACGCGCGGTTCGCCTCGGGGTTCGAGTCTGCGTCGCTCATACTTCGCAGTTCTCGCACCGACGGCCTAAGCGTTGCCACCGAGACGAACGGCGCGTCCGCGAGCGGTCTTCCGTCAGTCCGAGAACGGACTTAAGGCGCGTCCCCGACTATACCGGTGTATGCGTGGAATTCGGATCGGGAGCGTCTTCGGTATTCCCATCAAACTCGACCTCACCTTTCTCCTCGTCCTGCCGCTTTTCGCGTGGCTCATCGGGTCGGACGTGGCGGGACTCGTCGAAGGGATAAACGGACTGTTCGGCTCTAGTATCGACGCCGTCGGACTCACAGCCGGGTCGATGCCGTGGATACTCGGAACCGCGGCGGCGGTGGGACTTTTCGTCTGCGTCCTCCTCCACGAGTTCGGCCACTCGCTCGTGGCCATGCGCTACGGGTACGAGATAGACTCCATCACGCTCTGGCTGTTCGGCGGCGTCGCCAGTTTCGCCGAGATGCCCGAGGACTGGCGACAGGAGCTCACTATCGCCGTCGCAGGTCCTCTGGTGAGCGTCCTCGTCGGCGCCGTCTCCTACGTCGGGTTCCTCGCGACGCCCGCGATTCCCCCGGTGCGGTTCGTCCTCGGCTATCTCGCGTTGACGAACGTCCTCTTGGCGGCGTTCAACATGCTTCCGGGGTTCCCGATGGACGGCGGCCGCGTCCTCCGGGCGCTTCTCGCTCGGAAGCGCCCGCACGCGAGAGCGACGCAGATAGCCGCGGAAGTCGGCAAGGCGTTCGCGTTCGTCCTCGCCATCGTCGGACTGTTCGTGAACCTCTTTTTGGTCGCGCTCGCGTTCTTCATCTACATCGGCGCCTCCTCCGAGGCCCAACAGACCGTGATGAAGGCCGCGTTTCAGGACGTGTCCGTCCGCGACGTGATGACGCCGCGAGAGAAACTCGACACCGTGGACGAACGCGCGAGCGTCGCGGAACTCATGGACCGGATGTTCACG
This region includes:
- a CDS encoding M50 family metallopeptidase; its protein translation is MRGIRIGSVFGIPIKLDLTFLLVLPLFAWLIGSDVAGLVEGINGLFGSSIDAVGLTAGSMPWILGTAAAVGLFVCVLLHEFGHSLVAMRYGYEIDSITLWLFGGVASFAEMPEDWRQELTIAVAGPLVSVLVGAVSYVGFLATPAIPPVRFVLGYLALTNVLLAAFNMLPGFPMDGGRVLRALLARKRPHARATQIAAEVGKAFAFVLAIVGLFVNLFLVALAFFIYIGASSEAQQTVMKAAFQDVSVRDVMTPREKLDTVDERASVAELMDRMFTERHTGYPVMRNGRLVGMVTLNDARTVTEVERDAYRVEDVMSKELRTITPNADAMDAIGAMQEQSVGRLPVVDEAGELVGLISRSDLVTAFNIIQSRGSLPRIRSRDPTDVIDAR